The Maylandia zebra isolate NMK-2024a linkage group LG7, Mzebra_GT3a, whole genome shotgun sequence genome contains a region encoding:
- the ppp1r3c2a gene encoding protein phosphatase 1 regulatory subunit 3C-B produces the protein MSCTRVLHAFSHPQYTVNPVEMAKCLSLRQEQQLYELFSMSHLKSTKPPCKHTHYPVKTPYPLSHPSLPSTSSLPSQLLRSPHSAPENTRSCLRKHISREIKKQVVFADAKGFALTAVRMFTPEPLSPTSTLAMRPSPAKLEGQQSTSDKLNPYKLRLGFPQPAQDQKAFLARLQDMKIQLESCNISEYVLSGKVFVAHAATEKDVCIRVTFDSWRSHHDIPCTFLWQHRCGGSDVDVFGFNLSLTHNRDPRERTEFCVSFRPGPCATPHWDNNGGQNYRVWMEKERSNVNQDNTNRSYPTLSKHRSLSWPLHKSISVQNCTDLQYIQKTQGRLESASKLKSPNTLFTDLRNIILT, from the exons ATGAGCTGTACAAG agtTCTTCATGCCTTTAGTCATCCCCAGTACACTGTGAATCCAGTTGAAATGGCTAAGTGTCTGAGCCTCAGGCAGGAGCAACAACTTTATGAACTGTTTTCCATGTCGCACCTGAAATCCACAAAGCCTCCTTGTAAGCATACACACTATCCAGTGAAGACCCCTTATCCATTATCACATCCATCCTTGCCTTCCACTTCATCTTTACCATCACAATTGTTGCGCTCCCCTCACTCAGCACCAGAAAATACTCGGAGCTGTTTACGCAAGCACATCAGCAGAGAAATCAAGAAGCAAGTTGTGTTTGCAGATGCCAAAGGATTTGCACTTACTGCTGTGCGTATGTTTACTCCTGAACCTTTGTCTCCCACTTCTACCCTGGCGATGAGACCCTCTCCAGCCAAACTGGAAGGCCAGCAGTCAACCTCTGATAAACTGAATCCCTACAAGTTGCGGCTGGGTTTCCCTCAGCCAGCCCAGGACCAGAAAGCCTTTCTTGCACGTTTGCAAGATATGAAAATACAGCTGGAAAGCTGCAACATTTCTGAGTACGTCTTAAGTGGTAAAGTGTTTGTTGCCCATGCCGCTACTGAAAAGGATGTGTGCATAAGGGTGACCTTTGACTCCTGGCGCAGCCATCATGACATTCCTTGCACATTCTTGTGGCAACATCGCTGTGGGGGGTCTGATGTGGATGTTTTTGGCTTCAACTTAAGCTTAACTCACAACAGGGATCCAAGGGAGCGAACTGAGTTTTGTGTGTCATTCAGACCAGGGCCTTGTGCTACACCACACTGGGACAACAACGGGGGACAAAATTACAGAGTGTGGATGGAAAAAGAAAGATCAAATGTGAACCAAGACAACACTAATCGTTCTTACCCCACACTTTCAAAGCATAGGTCACTGTCGTGGCCTTTACACAAGTCCATCAGTGTGCAGAACTGCACTGATCTACAGTATATTCAAAAGACTCAGGGAAGATTGGAAAGCGCGTCCAAATTGAAATCACCCAATACCCTCTTCACAGACTtaagaaatattattttaacTTAA